CACTAAATTTTGGTGCCAATTTGGCAGCATGTTGAGTAGCAGATGACAGTGTGTGTTGTCGTTTTAACACTACCTGGGTAACAATTTCAGGCGGCAACTATATGGCGGCTACATGGCCAAACCAACCTAGCTATGTGGTTGCAATGTAGCCAGTTCGTGGTTTCATCCCGGCATATACATGACAAAGACAACCAACACATGTGGCAAACATGAGGTTATGAAATGGCATATTTTCATGGCTTCTTGATGGTTTCGAGGTGGTGGCTATATGGCCAAAATAGTCAGCTTCAATCTGGTTTTAACCAAGCTCTCACAAAGCCAAGCTCCCATGCGGCTATATCAAAATCAAGTAGGTGCTGGCTAGTTTAGCCACCTGGATGCCATGTCGAAACCAAGAAAAAACTGAGAAAATTCGCCAGCTCGCTGTCATACGGTTGCCGCATAAGTTGGCTGTCGTTGCAGAGTAATGGCCGGGAAAAAGCCACGAATCCCTCACATGGCGGCTGCTCAGCTATAACCAGGTCTAGCTATGTACTTTGCGTACTTCCGCTACCTAGCCGCCACCTTCAAACCAAGAAGTAACCATGAAGGTTCGCCAGGTCACTGTCATACGGTTGCTTTATGAGCTCGTTATACATGCgacatataaatataagaatgacattttttttcatcgtggAAGTGCAACTGCATAAATTTATCGCACAATTAATGATATAAATCGTTATGATATGAACTTGAACATTCTGTGAAATGTCGGTTGCGGGAGGAATGTATAGTGAATAGTGTTGAACATGAATTTAGAATTTATTACGGTCCCTACAGACTTGGGAATTCATGATGCTTTCTAATTTACagtgtgacgtggatttttctcgctcctcggtcactcggagaaaatgaccgagaacttacctcgcgcacaataaatcggcgtccacgatgtaccctggacctaaaacaatatcgcaaaatttgttgggcgcctggcgtgatcaacgcgcctcgaaatcggtaatacgatataccgcgaccatatactcggcagctcagtaccgcggagagggaaGGGGTAACTTTCGGGTAAAGAGAGATACGACACACGTACGCCAACACGTGGTTTGGCCAAATCACtgtaaaattccaataatatatttctagccggcgataatacaaaaaaaattaaaataataataattctgcGAAAGTCGTTCTTCGCGAGTCCAAATACAAATGCTGAGATTTaaccaaagaaaaagaaagaacaaacaaaataatgaaaaaaaaatgaatagatCTAGAAGACcgctacggcctacgtgcgctagtcgctgtcttaataataccctaactcacaaaaaccaaaaacaaaattttgactcgatgcgctgcccgcgatcgtcctctactACGACGCTAATCGTCACTTAATCATAAACCGCTAGACAAAAAGGTAATCGAGATCATAATCGACGCGCTAACCGCGGTTGTTATTAAATCTAGGTGATGTCTTACttctacgtgcgctagtcgccaccTTACTTATACACAATAATTCATGAACTAAACCAAAAGGACGTGACTCGACGCGATAACCGCGACCAAATTAATAAATCTAGGAAGCTTTTCTTTTCGTGCTTGTGTAGCGCATtatgacgcatccgagctccagtcgtagtcactatttccaaaaagttcGCAACCCGTCTCGCTAAACAGAGCGTCCACGCACAGTGATACGCGACCCACACGAGAGGTGACACTTTTTACATACGCAGACTCGACGAGACCCcgtgcagcggaatttggTCACACTCAATTTCGAACCGAAATTGTCCCCCACTCGGAACCGTGACTTTACGCGAGACTTTACAGGGATCCCCTTGActctacgcgttatcgcgaaaactcaggctacggtcgtCATCAAGAAGATCGACAAACAAATTTCGAGCGCTACTCTAACTCAATAATCAAGTGGGCCGACCGTTTACCACTGCGCCAATCTAACTTGTGCTCGAAATATGTTCGCAAAGAATTACAAGCGCTTACCGCTTCGCATCCACACGATGAATTCTCCGACACCGGTCTCCGCCATGTCACACACAATTTTCTAACTTTTGCTTGATTCGATCGTGACCACCGCGAAACgtcgccaggactcaagtgacGAGGTCTGCAAatcggagccgcaattcgaacatgcGTCGAACATAGGCGCTATCCGTAGTCGAAATTCTCCCGATCTAATTGGGGTTCTCGTTACGAAATTCTTACAGCCTAGCTTATCGCTATCGGTAAATTCCGCTGTCGCGGGGTGTTGATTGGCTCGCCAGTCTCTGGTACCCCGTAGCTCGACAGTGGCGTCGTGACGACTTCGCGAGGGTGCCTGTCGTCAGCTGGGTgacggggggggggagggctacggctcgccgggcaccaacgggaatctcgtccgccttgggttctctcgcggcagagctctccgttgacgctctccgttgacgctctccgttgacgctctctccgtagcctcgtgtGAGGCCCTCCTTTCGTCGCGATCCGCCGCGATTGCCGTCCGGTAACGTCGTTCGAATTTGCTGCCGATCCCCTGTCTGAGGCCGCATTTACTcgccacccaaaaaaaaaataaacaaaaatcctgaaaagtcgTATTCGCTACCGACAATGGTCCCCTCTCagagtctcggatgcgtgaccgttgtcctggcgctctttttcgaaatgagccgCGGTCTGATCCGCGGGCTCCCTAATTTTGGATTCCGTCTAGGGTTCGGGGAGCCGTGTGGAACGCGcagtaaaaatgccacgttacaacatATATTCGATCAAATATTTCCTTGGCTTGCTGTTGTGCTTGTGGGAACGTTTTACTACTTCAGTAGCCGGATTCTGTAACTCGATATCGATAATTATCGCTATCGTTAACCAATACTATCGACGTTTTTCGTTTGAAGTAATTCTCTACAGCCGTGATGTCGATATTTGTCGGACGGCCGCGTCGCTAACTATCGACGAATGTTGCTTAGCTTAACGAGGGCTGAAGAACGCTCGTTTAGGCTTTAACGTTGTGTTTTATAGTACTACATACATAAGCTACGCGCTCTAGGCGCcttatttaaagaaaaagagTGAGAAGCCATTATACGGAGTTACAAGAACTTTCTGTGTCAttgtgaattaatttattcgtttattaaAACTGAAGTATATTGGCTATAGTTGAGGTAAGTGCCAAgttttatgtattatatatgtttTTATCATACAAGTCAAATGATTGATTCAATGAAATCTGATAACTGATAGGTTATGTTTGTTTATAAAGCATTCCGATGTTTACGCGTCATCCGTGTAATCTTATTATGAGGTGTAATACAagtcgtttcaaatttttaattcattcaaatttttacaggaTGGCAGAGGGCTATCTTGCGATAGATGTATTAAATTTAGATTATAGAGTTAGGTGTTTGGAACGAACATTAGAACGCAAGTTGATGCGAACAGAGCAAGACCTGTTTGATTCAACAAATGAAGAGTTTATTGAATTATACCGCATAAACCCACAACTTGCAGCAGACCTGATTGACACTCTACAGCCTAGTTTACAACGTGTGAGGGACAGTGGACTCTCAGTCCAAACACAGGTATTATGTTCGCATGCCAATCACCAATTTGCATTTTATTGTGAACTATATTTAGTATTTTCATATGTCAGGTATTAACAGCTGTGAGATTTTATGCCACCGGTTGTTATCAACGTCCAGTAGGAGACCAGTGGGGTATCTCATTAAGTCAGTCTTCAGTGAGCCGGTGCATTCATGATGTCACAAATGCTATCAATGAACGATTACTAAGGCCATGGGTACAATTTCCCATGACTCCGGAAGACCGGCAACGAGCAGCATCACAATTTGCCACCGCACGTCAACCATTTCAAGGAGCTATTGGAGCAATTGATTGCACTCATGTCGCATTGCTTGGGCCTAGAGAACATTAGGAGGCATATGTTAATCACCATGGATATCACTCACTCAATGTGCAGGCGGTACGATTTTTAACCGTTATCACGTAGATACGTAGCAAATACGAGTGTAATAGAACACATAACTGTGGATAATGAAAACGTTTTTCATGCAGATATGTGATCCTAACTTGAAGATATTAAACATCAATGCACGTTATCCTGGGGCAAGAAATGATTCATACATATGGAGTACATCCCCTGTACGACGCATAATGGAGCGTGAATATAATCGAGGTGAAAGAACGTTTCTTATTGGTAAGTTGTAACTTGATACTTGTAACATTTATGAATAGTAGTTTTCAACATAGTGATtcattgataaataaattactcataatgttgaatattttatgaGGTGACCAGGGTTACCCCTTGGAACCATGGCTGATGACTCCATTACCTAATGAACGAGAAGGAACTCCACGattcaattataatcaatCATTGTGTAGTGCAAGAAACTGTGTTGAACGATTGTTTGGAGTGCTTAAAAGTACGTGGAGGTGTCTTTCTAAACACAGAGTTTTGCAATATGAGCCTGGAATGgctggaaaaattgttaatgcCTGTGCAGTATTACACAATATGCGTATTAATTTTGGGCTACCACCAGATATGTATGAGGATCCAGATGAATATGTGACAAATATACCTAACATGGCGAACATGGATGATGATGACGGCAATAATCTTCCGCCTCTTGCACTTGCTCGCCGTATTCAAGATCGGTTAATACATACACAATTTAGATTATGAAAGGTATAATGTTGTTACGGTGGATGTAGACCATAAGAGGCATAATCTTGGTACGGAGGAACAAGTTACTCTTCATCGATTAATTTAAGTTTGAGATTTTGCTGAGCGGAGCGCAGACTACTATGAATGTCAATACACTGGGACTTTTGGGTCCGGCCGTTTTTTATGTACTCAAGATATGCTTACGTACCGCAGTGGAGGTGGCACAAGTCAGGGGTGGttttatgtttttgtttttggtaaaCTCCGTACCACTGACTTGGCTGACGCGGCGCGTAGGCTATACTCAAGTATACGGGTGTATGGGCCTGCTAGCCGTTTAGGGATAGCAGTACCCTGGGCAAAGGGATGGGTAGTTCTTGCTTGGTTCGCGTCCGTGAAACCAAGGGATATCACAATGTAATACACCATAATATTAAATTTGGTTTAccgaattttaaataaattgtaaaatctgaataataatatatgtatttattattattataaaactaTAATGTGTATTTAATTACTTATATATTACTTATTGGTTTAacattttaatattatatttgtatattgtaAGACGAGTACATATATCTGTATTTTCACTATAGTACGTTTTGGCAtcttgaatttaaataatacttATTGATATAAACTTTGGTCCATGTTCAATAGTTTGTTGTTTACGATGAAGTCCTATACTACACTACACTACACTAAACTATACTGTACTATTATTGGTAAGTTGGTAAAATCTGTGATAGTACTTTTACTAGCTGAGACATGACTTCGATTCTCGCTTTTTCATTGGTAGCGTTTTGCACAGCTGCATCAGCTTGCCGTTCCATCGCTTCTGCCAATCGACCCATAGCATCGGCATGACGCTTTGTCCCTTCTGCCTGTAATTTTGCAGCTTCAGCTAGCATCTGCGAAAATAGTTcatgtaaatgaaaattatcctATATCATACAGTAAATCGATAGCAGTTTTACTGAAATTACAATCTAACCATCATTGATTGGACATGTGACTCAGCAATTGCTGCAAACTGGTCCCGTGTAGAAGATAATTGTTCAGATTGTCTTCCTTGAAACAGAATAGCATAATTGTTAGTACATAGTCTATATTCGATATCGTATCAGTGTTctttaaaattcataaatgaTGATATTGTACACATGTAACATTTATGATAGAATCACGTACAACATTCTAAGttcaatgaaaattgagaatacaTACGTTTTCTTGTTCCTGTAGTTGGGGCACTGTCGGTTGTGAATCTTTGAAGTGTCGGCGGCTATTGGCATTGACTGTTGCCGATTTGTTTTCTACATCCAATGTTTCTATTAGTGCGtgtttttctatattttcgtTTGTATTTTTGACTTGCACTTTACTTTCTGCAATGCCTTCTTCAGTGTTGCCCAATTCCATATATTCCCAGTCAATGAGGTCAACATTGGGGTTTTCTAtcggtattaaaaataataatgttcGAAATGGAACAACGATTCGGAATACTTCATAATAACAAAGTCATACCGTTATCTCCATAGTTATTAGCAATGTCTGATTCAAAAACATCAGTGCATATTGATGTGTGGAATTTATGATGCTAAACCGCGCTATGCTCGAGGTCGTCACACGCCGCGGACACGCGCTACACTTTCCGAGAGTGGGGGAACGAAATGACTTAGTACACAGAATTGTAGTTAATCGAGTTAtgtattttacaatatttacaagtgTGCGCACGCCATAGCTGTGGCAATGCACACAGATGAGTTTTAGATTATTATGGATTTTGTTATTAATGAAGGGCATCAGCCAAGCGATGCTGGTAGGTACGAGGCTAGCCCGGGATTGATGTGTCCGTGAAGTCTGCGTGGGGCACCAGTTGCTGCTTGCGCCGTCGAGTTGGTGCCTGGATGGTGTCGCCTCCTGGCGCTGGTGTGGTAAGGCCGGGCCGAGGCGCCACAGATGTACTCGCTATGTGGTCAAAAATGCTAACTACACGTGGAGGTTTTAATAATGGTGAGGAGTCGCTTGCAGCAAGCTGTTCTTGTAACTCCTATTCTAAGtcaatgaaacaaaaactCAATGGTACAATGGGAGTATCAATAGTGTATTACAAATCATGTATTCAACTACTTCAATGTCAACTTAAATGTAATTTCCATAAACTATATAATAGATACCTCTTCTTCAGGAACGCTATCAGGACAGTCAGAGCTACGTTCAACGTAGTTTTTGTCAATGATTCCACTGACTCTTAGCTCTAATGGTGTCAATGGAACTTCGTCAATTTCTTTATTGCCTGTTGCATTACGCTGATTTCTAATTTTACGTGCTTTCTGTGATGTTCGACTTTTCATATCTCTCCAAGTCTGTGTACATGAAATTTGGTCGTTCAAGTTATTTATATTGCAATTGGtagaatataattaaaaatattatgtctTGGATTATACGTACTACTTGCCATTGAGCTGTGGTTTTGGTTGCACCTTTGGTCATATTTAAAGTATTTGCCAATTGATCCCATTTTTTACGGAGTTCTTCCTTTCCATTCATAATTAGGAATTTCCCTTCCGCAATCCCTTTGTGTGTTTCGATAAACTGCACCATTGCCACTAATTGCGCATCCGTCGCCCGTCCGCTTCTAATTCTTTTTCTACGAAGCGTTTAAATATACGTTTATAAATTATGTCGTACTGATATTCAATATCATCAGATTAtaaaatgatgtataattgttatattatacttaCGACGCCATAGTTTGAAACAAGATATAGGTAACAAGGTAGGTTCAAAGAATTAAGTACGGTAGTTTAAATAAAGGAATAAGGAGTTTCACTATTGTTGATACAATGGGAAAGCTAACCGCGCTTATATAAATTTACACAGATGCGACTGAgactttacattatattaccCAAAATCACCAAAGTCCCTATAAAATTCATAGTAATAATATGCGACGTTGTCACATTTCAATAAAAGTTGTCGACTTTTGTCGTTTCACAAACAGCACATCTTGCAACGATTTTGTTCGATGACGCGTAGTTACAGAATCACTGTCTGTCTCAACCATCGATAGTGCAAGCGACAAACGTCGCCACTTAACGTTATCGATAGTACTCGGTAAAGAGTTGCAGAATCCGGCTACAGTAGGACTGTAACAAATCCATGTTCATATTAATGTGACATCATAAAACCTGCCATTATCATCTTATGAATATGCCTAGTCTTATAACATCTTataacagattttttaaatagcaATTTTGTGAATAAATGTAGCTAACAGAACTAACACACAGAACAATGAAACAAAACTTTTCTAGAGATCATAATTAAGCTTATGATCtcttatatattaatataaatgtattatttCATTACTTATGTATGAATTTCATATAAACATTAATCTCATATATTATTTCCTTACCTACTTCATTTTGTACGTTGATCCTTACGTCACAAATCTCgaaatcacaaaaattttgatggtttatttattattactgcaAATAGCAATGTAACATGAAAAAACTGTTATATCGCCGCCTGACAAGTCTAGGCTCACGGCTTCTTTTAGAACGGGAGGTTCAAACCACGGTTTGAACGCAACCATTGGGCTGGCGAAACCGCTTGCTTGTAACGCCTGACGCAAAATAGCACCCGCTACGGAATCGCTTTTTATAATAGCGTCGCTTTCGCAAGCGACCTTTCGTGTTGCGTCGCTTCATAGCGACCCTTCATTGCGTCTAGTACAGAATCGACCCACAGCTCACGAAGTTTCCCACTCCCTCGTGATCTCGGCAGCTTATCGCCACTCACAACtgcactgtttttttttgcaatataaCAAAAGCCCAGACGCTACTTTGACGCAGTGCCTCGGTTAGTCGCCAAAACTATAGTGATTTCAGATGGCCGATCGGCCGCAACGCCAATCTCGTCACGCTAATCCTtagtgacgtcatcaccctaagaatgcgcaacaatcgatctgtcatcgattttggagattgcgcaacttgacgCGCACTTGCCGTCGCTACACGCCGCAGAACTTAAGGTGCCGCTGACCTGGCATGtcctatatatatttcgtgacGTCAGAAGCGGGGAAATCGCCCGCACAAATCCTGATAAAACGGGGGTATGAATCtgactgggaaaatttttaaaagatagcttgaataaaattgtacgtctGTATGTCAGTCACTACTATCGCAGATTATTGATAAcgtctaataaaaataatgatggaCTCAATAAAATCACGTCGCGTCAAACATGGCCGATCGGGCTAGcgacttgttgaatattcaccgtttgtacgatatcagaatttctttcacttttgccAGGGAGATACAGACGTACAAAAATACACACGTAATCCGGGAAAACCTATAGCACCAGTcagttttttgtaaatatatcaCGATTTGTACGGGCGATTTTCAGGTGACAGGAGCCCGTTCTGATGCACGAGAAGTCTGTAATttagttcaacgttgaacctcCAGAAGCGCTGTAGTCGACCGAAGCGGTACCAGATGGTAAAACGACATGGTAATACGCACACGTCCTATGTTTCTGCTAAGCAACAATCTGCAGTGCCGACGAAAACATGGGCTTTTAGgtggatacgaaaaaatgtacaactcactCAGAATAACCgctagattttgaaattcgtgcATATCATAAGGCATCGTTTGGAAATGGTAACATCAGTTCACAATCGCGGTAACTATTTGTAATCGCACGTAGCCCGACTGTATGTGAACGAGGCATTCCATGCGAAACCGACCAACCCGTGACCCCGACCAATTTCGATTctatcgaaaattttacactttcttgTACCTGCCAAAAGCAgtctttctgaaatattttagatgtttGTCTCAACCCATCCAAACAccttaaatttatcaaaatttcgcacaattttttttttaaatgctcatggcttttccaaaacccgatattaaaataacatactgtttcttttctcgttttgaGTCGTAGTTccgcaaaaaaaattattctttttcattttattgaagGGTTTTGGGGCATTGTACATCGAGTACGCACCACTTAAATCTgccttttttcatcgatttgatagaaaatcattaacaaaaacgaaaatacccATCCATTAATTCCTGTTCGTCGAAGAGGCAGATATAAATAACGAATAATTGACatagaatgccccatatacgcTCCGGATATCCTCATCTAATAGTAGCATCGATGTCCGCAAAATTGTCGTACTTACAGATTATTGACCGAAAGATTAGATGCGGCAGTAAAATTGATACCGAAATTGCAGAAAACACGCAAGTATAAGCGTGAGGGTTTAgggttgagataaaaaattgtgctcttgaacagaccattatttatttatttatagcaaatttggaggagggggggg
The Neodiprion lecontei isolate iyNeoLeco1 chromosome 3, iyNeoLeco1.1, whole genome shotgun sequence DNA segment above includes these coding regions:
- the LOC124293249 gene encoding uncharacterized protein LOC124293249, which gives rise to MASKRIRSGRATDAQLVAMVQFIETHKGIAEGKFLIMNGKEELRKKWDQLANTLNMTKGATKTTAQWQVTWRDMKSRTSQKARKIRNQRNATGNKEIDEVPLTPLELRVSGIIDKNYVERSSDCPDSVPEEEELQEQLAASDSSPLLKPPRVVSIFDHIASTSVAPRPGLTTPAPGGDTIQAPTRRRKQQLVPHADFTDTSIPG